In Deinococcus psychrotolerans, the genomic window GCCAGCGAGCGGTGGTAGCCATCAAAGAGTCTGGGACGCTGACGCGACCACTCGAACGCCTCCACGCCGGGCCGCTTTGCGATGATGCCCTCGTCAAACAGCAGCAAGTCAAGTGCGAAATACAGAAACGGCTGCGGCAACTGGGCTTGCAGGTGTCGGCAGAGCGTGGACTTTCCAGCACTGGACGCTCCGTTGAGCAGGATGATTTGGGCGGGGTGCTGAGCCACTGGTGTTCAGTATGCTGCCCTCACAGCCAGCCGAGGCGCGGCGTGACAGCCGGGCGCGGTGCGGGCGCAGCGTTCTGGCCGAGGCCGCTGAGTTCGTGCAGCAGCCAAGCGTCCACTTTCGGCAGGCCCATCGCCAGCGGCAGGCAGAAGTTTCTCGCGGCCTGCGCCGCCGCCGAGGTGGTGGAGAGCAGGCGAGTTTGCAGTTCGGTCAGCCTGACGGTGCGCTGGCCGCGTGCCCAACGCTGACGGCTTGAGTGCTCCTCGGTGCGGGTGATCAGGCTGTGGGCCGCGCTCAGGCCGTCCTCGATCCCGTGATTCATGCCGCGTGAGCCGACGGGTGACTGCGCGTGGGCAGCGTCGCCGATCAGCATGACCGGGCCGCTGGAACGCTGGGCCGCCACACGGTGCTGCACTTCAAAGGTGGAGTGGCCCAGCACCTCCAACACCCGCGTGCCCTCTGGCAACTCGCTCAGCAGTTCAGGCGAGGTCGCCAGGATGTGATGCAGGCCGTCGCCGTAGCAAAAGGCCAGCAGCGCTCCGCCGCGCCGCGTGAAGACCTGGGCCTCCTCATGGCCGTACGCCCAGTCCAGGCGCACATCGGCCAGCGCCCACTGGCCCGGCAACGTGTGGCCGACAAAGGGAATGCCCAGCGTCTGCCGCACGAAGCTGCGAACGCCGTCGGCGGCGATCAGGTGGGGAGCGGTGAAGGCTTCTGCGCCCGCCGCGCCTCCGATAATCCCGCTGGCCTGCCCGCTGCCGACTTCAAGCTGGGTCAGGGTGCGCCCGCGCTCCACCTGCACGCCGTAGCCGTTCAGGGCCTGTTCCATCAAGCGCTCGGTTTCGCTCTGGTGCAGCGTCAGCAAAAAGTTGTGCTTGACCGGCAACTTGCGGTAATCCAGTTTGAGGCGGCGTTCACCCAGATGCACGTTGAGCGCTCCGACCCGCTGTCCCGCCGCCACCAGCTCGGCGCTGACCCCAAACGAATCCAGCAGCCCCAGCGTCCGGCTGTTGATGCCGATGGCGCGGGAATGGGCGCTGCGCTGAGCGTGGTGGTCGATGATCCGCACGTCCCGCCCAGCGCGGGCCAGACCGAGCGCGGCGGCGAGTCCAGCCGGGCCAGCGCCGACAACCAGAATGGGAGAAGAGGGTAAAACGGACATAGAACCTCCCGTTCACGGCAGCGGAGAAGCCGTGAAGCGTGGGTGTTGGAAAGGTGAGGGGGCGGAGAAGTTTGGCGCGGGGGGTCTGTCTGTCCGCGAGGTCTGAAAGGTTATATGCACGCTCGGTCAGTCCAGATGTCGCCTGAGATTGGTTAAATCTCTATGGAGCTCACCATTTGGGCGGCCCACCATTCAGAAAGGACGGAACCGGGAGAAGCATTCCATCTGGCGTCGTCTGACAGCGTGGCGGTCAAGACAGCCGCTGGAAAGGAGCGCCGCTTCATATCCCTGCGCTAAGCTGCCCAGACTGAGTTTGGTGAGGAGAAAGCGCGTGGCAAAGAACGGTTGGCGACTGAAGTTGAGCACTGGGGCAATGTTGGCTGGCGTGCTGGGCGCGTCTTTGAGTCTGGCCGTCAGCGGGCCGATCCAGCAATCCGCAGTCCAGCGGCCCGCCACCAAGCATCCGCCGCTCGGGCGTGCGCGGCCGACCCTGCTGCTGAGCCGCGCCAAAGCCCCCTTCGTGATCGAACTCCGGCTGCGGGGCAAGGTGCTGAGCACTGCCCAGCAGGCCACCTTGCAGGCCGCTGCCAACCGGGTGGCCGGACTCATTACCTCCACTTATCAGCCCGTCACGCTCAATCTGCCCGCCAACGACTGCGACAAAGGCTTTCCCACCATCAAGGAGCGGTTGAACCACTTCGTCGCCTACATCACGGTCAAGGATTTGGGCGACGACGTGTACGGCGACTCCGCGCCTTGCTCGCTGCACGACAAGACCTACTTGCCGATCTACGGCGCGGTGGATCTCAATTCACGCGGCCTGAGCGACCTCGCCGAGCCGGAACTGCGCGACACCATCATCCACGAGTTGCTGCACGCCCTCGGTGTCGGCACCCTCTGGACGGCGGACGAGCGGGTGTCACTGAGCGGCGAGAGCGACAACAAGAACTTGGTCGCTAAGCGCAGCGGCAAGTGGTATTACACCGCGCCGAAAGCGCTGGCGGCTTATCAAGCGCTCGGCGGCAAGGGCAAGGGCATCTTGCTCGACCCCGATCAGGGCCACTGGGCGGGCGACGTGGTGTGTTCCGAAATCCTGTCGGGCAGTGCGGGCGACGTGACCGACCGGGTCAATCCGATCAGCGCCATCACCCTGGGCGCGTTGACCGATCTGGGCTACAGCGTCAATCCCAAGCTGGCCGACAAATACGCCCTGCCCAAGGGCCGCTGCCCGCTGAATTGAAGCTCAGCAGTGCGGGAGTTGGCAGAAATTTTTAGCCGATGACACCCACTTGACAAAAATAATTTTTACCACCAGAATGTTTTTACAGTTTCCATTTTCATTGCGGTGTCTTTTATGACCACAAGCGGGTTGCCTTATTCGGCTCCGTTCTGGTTTCGTCTTCCTCGTATCAGGAATCATCAGGAGGCTTACCTTGACTCAAGCGCTCGCTCCCCGTTCCTTCGTTTCTGGCGGCGCACTGGGCCGCATTCGGCTTCAGGCCGACAACCTCTCGCCCAGCTTGCGGCGGGTGGCCGATCATGTGCTGCAAGACGCCGAAAACGTGGTGCATCAAACCATCACCGAACTGGCCACCACTGTGGGGGTGGGCGAGGCCACCATCACCCGGCTGTGCCGCAAGTTGGATTTTGCCGGATTTCACGCTTTCAAAATCGCGTTGGCCGCCGACGTGCTGGGCCGTGAGAGCAAGGCCATGCCGCAGGAAGGCGGCCTGCGCGGGCAAGCCGGCGCTCTGGCCCGGCAAACCGCCCAGACCCTCGACGACACCGCCCAACTGCTTGACCCTGCCGTGCTGGAGCAAGTGGCCGAGCGCCTCGCCCGCGCCCCCAGAGTCGATCTCACTGGACAGGGCAACAGTGGCCTGCTGGCGATTTACTTTGCTCACCGCTTAATGCGAATCGGCGTCACGGCAGTGGTTCACACTGATCCTCACCTGGCAGCGGTGGCCATCAGCAGCCTTCCCAGGGGCGGTGTGGTCATCGGCCTGAGCAGTTCCGGCAGCACCATCGACACCGTGCAGCACCTGAGGCTGGCGCAGTCGCAGGGTCATTTCACGCTGGCGATCACCCACCGCGCCCGAAGTCCGGTTACGCGCTACGCCAGCGCGGTGCTGTTTACCTCCACCCAGGAAGACCCGCTCAGCGACAGCGTGCTGGGCACCCTGACCTCGCAGGCGCTGGTGCTGGAAATGCTTTACCGCTCCCTCTTAGACCGCCGCCCCGAAGCCCACGCCATGCTGCGCGTGACCGCCGAATCGGTGGTGGAAAAAAAGTACTGACCTGAAAGAACTGAACTGACGCGCTTGCCTTTTTCCCGTTTTTTTCCGGCCCCATTCGGGCCAGTCCATAAGGAGACACCATGAAGACCAAGACCGCTGCCCGCTTGCTGACCCTCGGCCTGAGCCTCGCCCTCGGTACTGCTGCCGCCCAATCCCCTGTTGAAGTGCAGTTCTGGACCTGGTACCTCAGCCCCAAATTCGACGGTTACATCAAAGACACCATCACCGCCTTCGAAAAAGCCAACCCCAACATCACGGTCAAGTGGTTCGACAAGCAGGACACCATGGTGCAGGACTTTATTTCCAGCGTGAACATGGGCAGCGCCCCCGATGTGGTCAACCTCAACATCGACGAAACCTCCAAGGCCGCTCAGAACAGCTTCCTCAAGCCGGTGGACACCCTGACGCCGATGAGCACCCTCAAGTCGGTGTATTACCCGCAGACGCTGGCCAACTTCACCATCGGCGGCAAGGTCTACGGTTACCCCTGGTACGGCTCGCTCAACGAAGGCGTGTTGCTCTACAACCCCGACTTGATGGCCAAAGCGGGCGTCAAAGCGCCGCGCAACATGACCGAGCTGCTCAGCATGGTCAAGACCATCAAAGACAAAACCGGCGCTTACGCCTGGGTTCCGGCGCTCAAAGATCCGGGCGGCGCATCGTTCCTGGGCTACTTCTTCTCGGACGGCCTGCCGATTTACGACGCCAGCGGCAAAGCGGCGTTCAATGGCGCGGCGCACGTGGCTCTGCTGCAAAAATACGTCGATCTGTTCAAGGGCGGCTACTTCCCTGAAGACGCGCTCCGCAAGGAAGCCTTCCAACTCGCCACTGAGCTGTATGCCCAGAATAAAGTCGCCATGATCGTGGGCGGGCCGCAGGCGCTCAACCGTATCAAAGACACCAACCCCAGCTTGTACGCCAAAACGGTGGTCACCACTGCGCCGCTGGGCAAGGCTCAGGTTCAGACCGGCACCAGCATGGGCCTGGTGATTCCCAACGCCAGCAAGCATCCCGCTGAGGCCGCCAAGCTCGCTGCCTTCTTTACCAACAACGCCAACCAGATCGCCTTTGCCAAGATCGTGCCGATTGTGCCGACCACCGCCGCCGCCAAAAATGACGCTTACTTCAAGAAAGTCAGCACCGATCCGATTGCCAAGGCCACCAGCCTGGTGGGCGCGTCGGGCCAGTACATCAACCCCGGCTTCAAGGCTCCCGGCAACAGCGACGACCTCTACAAGAACTTCAGCGACAACATCGAAGCGGCCCTGCTCGGCAAGAAAACGCCCAAAGCGGCTTTGGACGATTCAGTGACGTACTGGAACGCCAACATGAAGAAATAAGCTCTGCCGACTTTGTGAAAAGCCCACCGCCTCCACTAGGTCAGGTGGGCTTTCTCGGCAATTGAAATGAGGTGGTTTGATGACCGTATCCCAGCGCCCCAAGGCCCCCGCCAAAGCTAAATACTCGCTGCGCGACACCTTGATGTCTTACGCCTTTCTGGCTCCGGCCCTGATTTTGCTGGCGCTGTTCACCTTTTACCCGCTGGCTTACGGCAGTTACCTCGGCTTCACTGAATACGGCGGGGCACGTTTTGGGCAGGGTTTGCCGCCCAAGTGGATCGGCCTGGACAACTTCCGCACGCTGATCGCCGACCCTCTGTTTCTCAAGTCGATGGTCAACAGCGTCAAATACCTGATCATCGTGCCGGTGCTGCAACTCGCCTCGCTGGCGGTGGCGGTGCTGGTCAATAAAAACTTGCCCGGCATGGCTTTTTTTCGGGCCGCTTACTACGTGCCGGTGGTCACCAGCATTTCGCTGGCCGCCGTGATGTGGGATTGGATTTACAACAAAGACGGCACCCTCAACTGGATTTTGACCAACGCCCATTTGATCGCCAAAGACAGCACTTTCGGCTGGCTCAACAACGAGTTGACCGCCTTCTGGGCCGTGATGTTGGTCACCTTCTGGCGCGGTTTCGGCTATTACATGGTTCTGTATCTGGCGGGCCTTCAGGGCATTCCCGAGGAGCTGGAAGAAGCTGCCGTGCTGGACGGTGCGAACGCCTGGAAGCGCTTCTGGAGCATCACGGTGCCGCTGATGAAGCCCACTATCTTGCTGTGCAGTTTGCTCTCGACCATCGCTGCTCTGCGGGTGCTCGAAGAAGTGCTGGTGCTGACCAACGGTGGGCCGCTCAACAGCACCTACACGGCGCTGATGTACGTGTATTCCAAAGCGTTTCAGGGCTTTAACTTCGATTACGGTCTGGCGAGCGCGGCGGGTCTGGTGGTGGCAGCGGTGGCCCTGCTGCTCTCCATCATCAATTTCCGGGTCTTCCGCGACGACACAGGAGGCGGCAAATGAGTCTCGTTCAGCAGGGCGCTCCCGCACGCGCCACCTCGCCATCCCGCAAAAATCGCAAGTGGGGCCGCCTGGTGGTGCGCTACGTTGTCTTGATCGCCGTTCTCTTGTTCGCGGTGTTTCCTTTTTTGTGGACACTGGCGATTGCCATTACCGACAAGCACGGCGGCGGCAGCATCTATGATTTTCCAGACAGCCTCTTTCCCAGAGCCGTGACCTTCCGCAACTTCGTAGAAGTCTATAACCAGTTCAGCCTCGGTAAATACATCTGGAACAGCATCTCGATTACTGGCCTGACTGTGATCGGCACTTTGCTGGTGTCGGCATTGGCGGCGTATCCGCTGGCCCGCTTCAAGTTTCCAGGCCGCGACTTTATTTTTGCGGTGATTATCGCCACATTGGTGTTGCCGGGCGAGACCACCTTCATCGTCAACATTTTGACGCTCAACAAACTGGGGCTGCTGGGCACCCACCTGGGCGTGGTGCTGCCGACCATTGCCGGAGCCTTCGGCATTTTCCTGATGCGCCAGGCTTTTCTGGGCATTCCGCAGGCGCTGATCGAGGCCGCCCGCATTGACGGAGCCAAAGAGCTGACCATCCTGACCCGCATCATGTTGCCGCTGACCAAGCCTTCGCTGGCGGCGCTGGGCATTTTTACCCTGGTGGGCGCGTGGAACGCCTACTTCTGGCCGATGCTGGTGCTGTCTTCAGCCCCCGACAAAGCGCCGCTGAGTGTGGCGGTGCTGCGGCTCAAGGGGCAATTCAACTACGACCCGTTCAACATCGCCGCCGGTTCGCTGATTATGATGGTGCCGGTTCTACTGGTCTTTTTGGCGGCCCAGAAGCTGTTTATGCGCGGGATGGAAGGCGCGGTCAAGTAGGGAGAGGAGCCAACTCTTCCAACAAATGATGAATCACCTTTCACACCCCCCGCAAGGAGAACCCCCACTGTGCCCCACTTCTCGGCCCGTACCCTCATCACCGATTTGCCCGGCCCCGATCTCACCCCTGAGCAGGGCCGCTTTCTGGAGCGCTCCGGCTTCGGCGGCGTGTGCTTGTTTACCCGCAACTTTTCGTCGCTCCAGC contains:
- a CDS encoding carbohydrate ABC transporter permease, whose amino-acid sequence is MSLVQQGAPARATSPSRKNRKWGRLVVRYVVLIAVLLFAVFPFLWTLAIAITDKHGGGSIYDFPDSLFPRAVTFRNFVEVYNQFSLGKYIWNSISITGLTVIGTLLVSALAAYPLARFKFPGRDFIFAVIIATLVLPGETTFIVNILTLNKLGLLGTHLGVVLPTIAGAFGIFLMRQAFLGIPQALIEAARIDGAKELTILTRIMLPLTKPSLAALGIFTLVGAWNAYFWPMLVLSSAPDKAPLSVAVLRLKGQFNYDPFNIAAGSLIMMVPVLLVFLAAQKLFMRGMEGAVK
- a CDS encoding carbohydrate ABC transporter permease, with translation MTVSQRPKAPAKAKYSLRDTLMSYAFLAPALILLALFTFYPLAYGSYLGFTEYGGARFGQGLPPKWIGLDNFRTLIADPLFLKSMVNSVKYLIIVPVLQLASLAVAVLVNKNLPGMAFFRAAYYVPVVTSISLAAVMWDWIYNKDGTLNWILTNAHLIAKDSTFGWLNNELTAFWAVMLVTFWRGFGYYMVLYLAGLQGIPEELEEAAVLDGANAWKRFWSITVPLMKPTILLCSLLSTIAALRVLEEVLVLTNGGPLNSTYTALMYVYSKAFQGFNFDYGLASAAGLVVAAVALLLSIINFRVFRDDTGGGK
- a CDS encoding FAD-dependent oxidoreductase, with the translated sequence MSVLPSSPILVVGAGPAGLAAALGLARAGRDVRIIDHHAQRSAHSRAIGINSRTLGLLDSFGVSAELVAAGQRVGALNVHLGERRLKLDYRKLPVKHNFLLTLHQSETERLMEQALNGYGVQVERGRTLTQLEVGSGQASGIIGGAAGAEAFTAPHLIAADGVRSFVRQTLGIPFVGHTLPGQWALADVRLDWAYGHEEAQVFTRRGGALLAFCYGDGLHHILATSPELLSELPEGTRVLEVLGHSTFEVQHRVAAQRSSGPVMLIGDAAHAQSPVGSRGMNHGIEDGLSAAHSLITRTEEHSSRQRWARGQRTVRLTELQTRLLSTTSAAAQAARNFCLPLAMGLPKVDAWLLHELSGLGQNAAPAPRPAVTPRLGWL
- a CDS encoding ABC transporter substrate-binding protein, translating into MKTKTAARLLTLGLSLALGTAAAQSPVEVQFWTWYLSPKFDGYIKDTITAFEKANPNITVKWFDKQDTMVQDFISSVNMGSAPDVVNLNIDETSKAAQNSFLKPVDTLTPMSTLKSVYYPQTLANFTIGGKVYGYPWYGSLNEGVLLYNPDLMAKAGVKAPRNMTELLSMVKTIKDKTGAYAWVPALKDPGGASFLGYFFSDGLPIYDASGKAAFNGAAHVALLQKYVDLFKGGYFPEDALRKEAFQLATELYAQNKVAMIVGGPQALNRIKDTNPSLYAKTVVTTAPLGKAQVQTGTSMGLVIPNASKHPAEAAKLAAFFTNNANQIAFAKIVPIVPTTAAAKNDAYFKKVSTDPIAKATSLVGASGQYINPGFKAPGNSDDLYKNFSDNIEAALLGKKTPKAALDDSVTYWNANMKK
- a CDS encoding MurR/RpiR family transcriptional regulator; amino-acid sequence: MTQALAPRSFVSGGALGRIRLQADNLSPSLRRVADHVLQDAENVVHQTITELATTVGVGEATITRLCRKLDFAGFHAFKIALAADVLGRESKAMPQEGGLRGQAGALARQTAQTLDDTAQLLDPAVLEQVAERLARAPRVDLTGQGNSGLLAIYFAHRLMRIGVTAVVHTDPHLAAVAISSLPRGGVVIGLSSSGSTIDTVQHLRLAQSQGHFTLAITHRARSPVTRYASAVLFTSTQEDPLSDSVLGTLTSQALVLEMLYRSLLDRRPEAHAMLRVTAESVVEKKY